TTTGTGGTCCCTCCATCATCAGTGTCATCTCCTGTCAGCAGCTCACTGCACGCTGAATCAAATCTAGAACTCTTTCCTGGAGCACATAGCTGTGAGTTTTACTAAAGTATTCATAAAGGTTTCGTATTTGTTATCACACTaactataaatttgtatttatcacattgaaaggcataaatacaaatttaaaataaatatttacctttttaatgttGCCACAGTGGACCGATTATCTGCAGAAACGGATCGTCCAACATTGGAAGAGAACACTTCACATGATGTAAGggtccagtttattttttatgtacatttacatgtgtGTAAGCATAATCTGGGTTACATTGGATGTGCTTTcatgtgaatatttgtattcactgatgctatcaaaagttcctaaattatctttcattttagGATTACGTTGGACCTGATAATATTGAGGGGTATGGAGCCGTGCAGGACTTGGCAGAGTTTTTGGTTAGCCTCAGAGACCACCGTCTGGCTTTGCCGGGAGAAGAGTGCATCAAGATCATCTCCCTATGGCAGGCATTGGGGGAGTATGACAAGAAAAAGACCATTTACCCACCACTTAACCAAACCAACCTAAAACAGGGACGATTCAGGGCCACTAAGAAGATTGTGGCCCCAGGTGTGGAGAGCAGCAAAACGTATGTTACGCTTAGTAAACATAGGgtctacacattttttatataaaatatatataatacatctgAAACTGGCTGAAATATCACCTAAAACCTGACACCTTCATGACTAGCTTATCTTCCTGTAGCCTGTTAAGTTCAAACTTAGCctgattacaacataaattattagTTGTGATTTACGTTTTATTCTGACTATATATATTAGGTTGCTAAGTATGTTACATTGCTATGAACACAGTTCCAACTGTACAttggaatatttaatttagaagaaacaaggcaatcatttcttaaatcattaaaatcattttgtatcatgttgagtcaaataatttgtcttttactgtactttagtaagtagccatgtaataagtgggataatatgcagtcattattgtgaaaaaaaccTGACAGGCTGACTAACAACACCCTGTAATTATTCCACAACACAGTAGAGAACTGATTTATTGATATGACATTTCAAcatcaatctaaaaacaaaacaaagagagacaACATAACTATGCGcacatattataaatgaacatttagacaacacaaagcaaaacagacagcataggaaaggtaaaataaaaataagatcacacaatgaaaacaatcttacattaataatatgtattctgtTGTAATTTGCAGGTGTTTCGTTGGGgctcacagtcctgcacagtggcCTGACTGCAACCGAAGGCCATTTTCACAAGGCTCTGTGCTCTCTACCCAAACGCGGTGCGCTGTGATGGAATGAGGGTGTCCCGCTTCACTGTGGTAGCATGTGCTTACAAGCACATCCaagatagatatataatataaacggtatgtttatgttttttattattattttggctaatATATGAAAAGTCCACTACAgtggtaaaaactatttttttatttactttttttttttaagcaaatatgtcataattgcactactgtggtaaatgtttgtctttgtttactattaattcttattattttcttagtctgatgtcaaaattgcactgcaaatgtttgttttggtttttacactgatatgtacaaattttattattgtggtaaacatttttggtgtatactgtacaaaattgcattactgttctaaatgttttattggctttaaaatatatatgcagattaaAAGGGTTGTTAATATTTGCCCTCACACTATTGTTATTGTTCCTATTTGTATTCtcacaatatttgtaaatgtatatatatttgcactgttgttataattttatataatgactttatatttgcaaataaaaagggttgttaatctttgcactcacaatgtttttgtgcctatttctcactgtaattgtagtttgcaaaaaaaaaaccatgtttttaagtattccagtattacataacagtaaaacacacacacaaagaaacagggacttccagaataagtcagaacatataataatataatataatgttatactgtaaaaataatatattatactgaaaaaaaaagtgtcagtaaGCGCTgcgttattcatgtattttgttatgaaaatgcacaaaaacacaaatcatgtaTTTTTGCAATGAATAGTCACGTTTTATCTGTCAAATAATTTCGGCTTTTTTTATCCAgctggatgcctttgtccatataaggTATTTCCTGTAGCGTGCGTCACATAGTGGTCACAAGTTGGTGCTTCTACGAGTCCGTTTTGGAGTTAATGCGAGAGAGCGCCCTCCGGCGTCCGGTATGAATGAAACGTACATAACGTGTTTGTTTACCCTGGAAAGTTCCCAAATTAAAGTGCGGGGTACGAATTTACGTTCGATTAAATTACGGGGGATAATGATGATTACGCACGCGTGCATCAGCAGCGTCAAAACGAACACATTCCAGGAATTACATCACTGGTCGGAGCGGGCCGCGAACTCGCGTACCTGTGCGTCTTTTAGGATCTTTACCTCGACTAATGGGCGCCGGCCTTGGcacaatggataacgcgtctgactacggatcagaagattctaggttcgactcctggctggctcgctctgtgcttgtttttctccggcttattttgttgttgtgttttttttctccaaagtccaaaagaaaaggcaactctctaggcattcttctattttttccaaaaaaaggcacattctgcacacccattccgatgtctaggggagacacggacatgctttggtattgccattcgtctcacaaaatgcaggctggtgggccagttgattctagaatgaacaatttcatcgctactctgtaaccgctttactactttgaagggtgcaatgccatgtggttttgatgtcacaggcttgccattttgaagccttatcactaattgccacctggacattgagaataatttgtaatctgcattaaactgaacgagcgaataatcagcaattttgcggattaaaaattggtctcactttcattattaacctcacaacatgtcagttttgtaccttgacagaccgacgataggcagtttttcctctagataacggttgccatgtgtgttttcagatgcatgacacaagtattttcacctggacaagaccttaattaccagttcgaggtataaattcagcaatcacaggattctggccaaaaaactgaaccttgtgtgagtcaacaaacatgtcccttgaatgcatgcaacactatatatttcagtaaaccgtcccttcggatgattcttgtattgccaaattattatcacattgttacagtcacacaccaaaagcaacaggccactacaaaaccctgcgcccacactggccacatttatggaaagtggcccacaagcttgtggccagttaaagctggccagttcccatatggtctagcagttaggattcctggttttctcgtacgcagccaggggttgactccagttttttctctagataaaggttgccgtgtgtgttttcaaatggatgacacgagtattttcacttggacaagagcttaattaccagtttgaggaatcaattctgcaatcacaggaatctgcccaaatacactgaacccccgggttgagtgaaaaaaacagattccctgaatggatacaacactatataattcagaaaaccgtccttttggataattcttgttttgccaaattattatcacattgttacagtcacagaactaaagcaacaggccactacaaggtcctgcgcccacgctgaccacatgtatggaaagtgcgccagaagcccatggccagtttaaagtgtccaaatcccatatggtctagcggttaggattcctggttttcacccaggcggcccgggttcaactcccggtatgggaatgcatgctccattttgcttccctcctcaaaaatccagcaaatcttcctgcaccagaagtgactttttggccagcagtagagctacagaaccctgatatgtcgaggttctgactagcccttagccccttcgatagctcagctggtagagcggaggactgtaggttggagtgttggccatccttaggtcgctggttcaactccggctcgaaggaggtgttttttttcatgttcccaccaattttttggtttggagctggctttctcacagctgtcagcagagcttgaattcgcagtccacaattggaaggcaaaagagctttccctgaccgggaatcgaacccgggccgcggcggtgagagcaccgaatcctaaccactagaccaccagggagggatggtgggctggagggctggtgggctggtgggctggtagtatgttctcctgataacaaggtgagaatgagcagacatcaatgcttgccaccgtcacatcgaaaaccaacaagtctgtaacaatcgggggtctctactactggtgggccagtggcgcaatggataacgcgtctgactacggatcagaagattctaggttcgactcctggctggctcgctctgtgcttgtttttctacggcttattttgttgttgtgttttttttctccaaagtccaaaagaaaaggcaactctctaggcattcttctattttttccaaaaaaaggcacattctgcacacccattccgatgtctaggggagacacggacatgctttggtattgtcattcgtctcacaaaatgcaggctggtgggccagttgattctagaatgaacaatttcatcgctactctgtaaccgctttactactttgaagggtgcaatgccatgtggttttgatgtcacaggcttgccattttgaagccttatcactaattgccacctgggcattgagaataatttgtaatctgcattaaactgaacgagcgaataatcagcaattttgcggattaaaagttggtctcactttcattattaacctcacaacatgtcagttttgtaccttgacagaccgacgataggcagtttttcctctagataacggttgccatgtgtgttttcagatgcatgacacaagtattttcacctggacaagaccttaattaccagttcgaggtataaattcagcaatcacaggattctggccaaaaaactgaaccatgtgtgagtcaacaaacatgtcccttgaatgcatgcaacactatatatttcagtaaaccgtcccttcggatgattcttgtattgccaaattattatcacattgttacagtcacacaccaaaagcaacaggccactacaaaaccctgcgcccacactggccacatttatggaaagtggcccacaagcttgtggccagttaaagctggccagttcccatatggtctagcagttaggattcctggttttctcgtacgcagccaggggttgactccagtttttcctctagataaaggttgctgtgtgtgttttcaaatggatgacacgagtattttcacttggacaagagcttaattaccagtttgaggaatcaattctgcaatcacaggaatctgcccaaatacactgaacccccgggttgagtgaaaaaacagattccctgaatgcatacaacactatataattcagaaaaccgtccttttggataattcttgttttgccaaattagtatcacattgttacagtcacagaactaaagcaacaggccactacaaggtcctgcgcccacgctgaccacatgtatggaaagtgcgccagaagcccatggccagtttaaattgtccaaatcccatatggtcttgcggttaggattcctggttttcacccaggcggcccgggttcaactcccggtatgggaatgcatgctcctttttgcttccctcctcaaaaatccagcaaatcttcctgcaccagaagtgactttttggccagcagtagagctacagaaccctgatatgtcgaggttctgatccagcaaatcttcctgcaccagaagtgactttttggccagcagtagagctacagaaccctgatatgtcgaggttctgactagatcttagccccttcgatagctcagctggtagagcggaggactgtaggttggagtgttggccatccttaggtcgctggttcaactctggctcgaaggaggtgttttttttcatgttcccaccaattttttggtttggagctggctttctcacagctgtcagcagagcttgaattcgcagtccacaattggaaggcaaaagagctttccctgaccgggaatcgaacccgggccgcgggggtgagagcgccgaatcctaaccactagaccaccagggagggctggtgggctggagggctggtgggctggtgggctggagggctggagggctggtgggctggtgggctggagggctggtagtctgttctcctgataacaaggtgagaatgagcagacatcaatgcttgccaccgtcacatcgaaaaccaacaagtctgtaacaatcggaggTCTTTagtattggtgggccagtggcgcaatggataacgcgtctgactacggatcagaagattctaggtttgactcctggctggatcgctctgtgtttgtttttctccggcttattttgttgttgtgttttttttctccaaagtccaaaagaaaaggcaactctctaggcattcttctattttttccaaaaaaggcacattctgcacacccattccgatgtctaggggagacacggacatgctttggtattgccattcgtctcacaaaatgcaggctggtgggccagttgattttagaatgaacaatttcatcgctactctgtaaccgctttactactttgaagggtgcaatgccatttggttttgatgtcacaggcttgccattttgaagccttatcactaattgccacctggacattgagaataatttgtaatctgcattaaactgaacgagcgaataatcagcaattttgcggattaaaagttggtctcactttcattattaacctcacaacatgtcagttttgtaccttgacagaccgacgataggcagtttttcctctagataacggttgccgtgtgtgttttcagatgcatgacacaagtattttcacctggacaagaccttaattaccagttcgaggtataaattcagcaatcacaggattctggccaaaaaactgaaccatgtgtgagtcaacaaacatgtcccttgaatgcatgcaacactatatatttcagtaaaccgtcccttcggatgattcttgtattggcaaattattatcacattgttacagtcacacaccaaaagcaacaggccactacaaaaccctgcgcccacactggccacatttatggaaagtggcccacaagcttgtggccagttaaagctggccagttcccatatggtctagcagttaggattcctggttttctcgtacgcagccaggggttgactccagtttttcctctagataaaggttgccgtgtgtgttttcaaatggatgactcgagtattttcacttggacaagagcttaattaccagtttgaggaatcaattctgcaatcacaggaatctgcccaaatacactgaacccccgggttgagtgaaaaaacagattccctgaatgcatacaacactatataattcagaaaaccgtccttttggataattcttgttttgccaaattattatcacattgttacagtcacagaactaaagcaacaggccactacaaggtcctgcgcccacgctgaccacatgtatggaaagtgcgccagaagcccatggccagtttaaagtgtccaaatcccatatggtctagcggttaggattcctggttttcacccaggcggcccgggttcaactcccggtatgggaatgcatgctcctttttgcttccctcctcaaaaatccagcaaatcttcctgcaccagaagtgactttttggccaacagtagagctacagaaccctgatatgtcgaggttctgatccagcaaatcttcctgcaccagaagtgactttttggccagcagtagagctacagaaccctgatatgtcgaggttctgactagcccttagccccttcgatagctcagctggtagagcggaggactgtaggttggagtgttggccatccttaggtcgctggttcaactccggctcgaaggaggtgttttttttcatgttcccaccaattttttggtttggagctggctttctcacagctgtcagcagagcttgaattcgcagtccacaattggaaggcaaaagagctttccctgaccgggaatcgaacccgggccgcggcggtgagagcgccgaatcctaaccactagaccaccagggagggatggtgggctggagggctggtgggctggtagtatgttctcctgataacaaggtgagaatgagcagacatcaatgcttgccaccgtcacatcgaaaaccaacaagtctgtaacaatcgggggtctctactaatggtgggccagtggcgcaatggataacgcgtctgactacggatcagaagattctaggttcgactcctggctggctcgctctgtgcttgcttttctccggcttattttgttgttgtgttttttttctccaaagtccaaaagaaaaggcaactctctaggcattcttctattttttccaaaaaaaggcacattctgcacacccattccgatgtctaggggagacacggacatgctttggtattgccattcgtctcacaaaatgcaggctggtgggccagttgattctagaatgaacaatttcatcgctactctgtaaccgctttactactttgaagggtgcaatgccatgtggttttgatgtcacaggcttgccattttgaagccttatcactaattgccacctgggcattgagaataatttgtaatctgcattaaactgaacgagcgaataatcagcaattttgcggattaaaagttggtctcactttcattattaacctcacaacatgtcagttttgtaccttgacagaccgacgataggcagtttttcctctagataacggttgccatgtgtgttttcagatgcatgacacaagtattttcacctggacaagaccttaattaccagttcgaggtataaattcagcaatcacaggattctggccaaaatactgaaccatgtgtgagtcaacaaacatgtcccttgaatgcatgcaacactatatatttcagtaaactgtcccttcggatgattcttgtattgccaaattattatcacattgttacagtcacacaccaaaagcaacaggccactacaaaaccctgcgcccacactggccacatttatggaaagtggcccacaagcttgtggccagttaaagctggccagttcccatatggtctagcagttaggattcctggttttctcgtacgcagccaggggttgactccagtttttcctctagataaaggttgccgtgtgtgttttcaaatggatgacacgagtattttcacttggacaagagcttaattaccagtttgaggaatcaattctgcaatcacaggaatctgcccaaatacactgaacccccgggttgagtgaaaaaacagattccctgaatgcatacaacactatataattcagaaaaccgtccttttggataattcttgttttgccaaattattatcacattgttacagtcacagaactaaagcaacaggccactacaaggtcctgcgcccacgctgaccacatgtatggaaagtgcgccagaagcccatggccagtttaaagtgtccaaatcccatatggtctagcggttaggattcctggttttcacccaggcggcccgggttcaactcccggtatgggaatgcatgctcctttttgcttccctcctcaaaaatccagcaaatcttcctgcaccagaagtgactttttggccaacagtagagctacagaaccctgatatgtcgaggttctgatccagcaaatcttcctgcaccagaagtgactttttggccagcagtagagctacagaaccctgatatgtcgaggttctgacaagcccttagccccttcgatagctcagctggtagagcggaggatcgtaggttggagtgttggccatccttaggtcgctggttcaactccggctcgaaggaggtgtttttttcatgttcccaccaatgttttggcttggagctggctttctcacagctgtcagcagagcttgaattcacagtccacaattggaaggcaaaagacctttccctgaccgggaatcgaacccgggccgcggcggtgagagcgccgaatcctaaccactagaccaccagggagggatggagggctcgtgggctcgtgggctggtgcgctggtgggctggtgggctggagggctggtagtctgttctcctgataacaaggtgagaatgagcagacatcaatgcttgccaccgtcacatcgaaaaccaacaagtctgtaacaatcgggggtctttactaatggtgggccagtggcgctccATGTCACCTTTAGGTCGTGGTTATTCTTTGTTATGACAGCCAATCACGTACCCGGCTGCAACCTTGAAACTTATATTttagccaatcagcgctcgtatcgcaaccgcgaatttgccaatcagcgctcgtatcgcaaccgcgaatttgccaatcagcgctcgtatcgcaaccgcgaatttgccaatcagcgccCGTTCCTCATCCGCGATTCTTCGTAGTAAGTAGATCAATTGATAACATTAAAAACTACCGGAGATTTAAGGAtcacttttactgtctatggtgaagaagaagaagataacgGTCATCGATTAACTTCTAAACAACATTTGCAATGTAAGTGAGtcttttatcaataaaattacaatactggtgcacaaatatgcattaattcatgcttcaagaatgcacagataatcacgagttaatgtaaactcatgaaggactaacttaaaccatttattaatgattactacatcagcaactaataaacattctatatgattaatagattaagtaataaataaattgttaccagtcaaatgtactttaatgtataagttgagtaataacattatattaactaatgatttaaatgtatatgttaattACTACAGTGGCCAAAGCTATGCACTTCAACTTCCAGTTGTCAGCTTTAATTAATCTTTAGCTAATGATTTGCAAAGGAAACTGAGGAActgagttataatataatattgtggtatattatctaattgtcaatgttttactattttaaaggtGAGCTTATTGGAGTGGAATATCTTTACCAGCAAACTGGTAAAGTTCTGCAGGACTACAAGTTGGCCATTGAAGAGTCAGAGACTACTGAGGTTGGTATAGAGGTGGATGAAGGTTATGCTGAACTTGAGGAGTTTCAGGACATCACTGTCCCCACCTTTGACA
The genomic region above belongs to Carassius gibelio isolate Cgi1373 ecotype wild population from Czech Republic chromosome A11, carGib1.2-hapl.c, whole genome shotgun sequence and contains:
- the LOC128022770 gene encoding uncharacterized protein LOC128022770, with the translated sequence MFYYFKGELIGVEYLYQQTGKVLQDYKLAIEESETTEVGIEVDEGYAELEEFQDITVPTFDTERTPAASSQASVSAASAASFPTPPATSPTSSLFVVPPSSVSSPVSSSLHAESNLELFPGAHSLDRLSAETDRPTLEENTSHDDYVGPDNIEGYGAVQDLAEFLVSLRDHRLALPGEECIKIISLWQALGEYDKKKTIYPPLNQTNLKQGRFRATKKIVAPGVESSKTCFVGAHSPAQWPDCNRRPFSQGSVLSTQTRCAVME